The Streptomyces albofaciens JCM 4342 genome has a segment encoding these proteins:
- a CDS encoding lasso RiPP family leader peptide-containing protein, with protein MRLRYTPPKVVRIGRVEKLTGQLRRGTPDLLGHGNIW; from the coding sequence ATGCGTCTGCGTTACACGCCTCCGAAGGTCGTCCGCATCGGACGGGTCGAGAAGCTGACCGGCCAGCTGCGCCGCGGCACTCCCGACCTGCTCGGCCACGGAAACATCTGGTAG
- a CDS encoding asparagine synthase-related protein codes for MPFEARHGHRLRGSRLQQWVQAGTDGPVPGIPQPVPHAYLALAGPAPRELPPERLERLIREVDRDAYAALRHLPPDVAGAVVTPRRVVLFRGVCSADQLFYRVSDGWTRWSSDPRDLLDGPPRFAPETLWRACRGEDVFVFPGLDRLLPGQFAVADGRSAHTGTYDRITPLPMPRRTSLRAYADLAYQLLLEETRRYASAGRIGVLLSGGVDSAAVLAALTDHGADVIAYHMCTADPLADESPRARQVCEEFSVPLVTVDPPGEDESYFPDGHDFPLPFNHVWFRRLDLTARRIAADGVRTVLSGLDGDVVFGPLRFGLYDVAVADVPWRERWAMANGLLSSRWELSRIVRSVRRGYSLYEDPEATAETERASDFLVPVPGAGPEQYEPDSAAQEHTLHLTVWRPHGIHCAKPWGGRQLRRLAARLPNAYRVIPYGGRTIDKPVLRLAAARRRVPSCVWRHYGRDWLGSPDEMWCLRHPDAVADLLGGPDARLTTLGVVDPQRLAAVLADPRALRRNAENLLCTAMVELFLRDLPHKTAPIPGT; via the coding sequence GTGCCGTTCGAAGCCCGGCATGGCCACCGGCTCCGCGGCAGCCGCCTCCAGCAGTGGGTTCAGGCCGGTACGGACGGACCTGTACCCGGCATCCCCCAACCGGTTCCGCACGCCTACCTCGCACTCGCCGGCCCGGCCCCGCGAGAACTGCCGCCGGAGCGGCTGGAGCGTCTGATCCGGGAGGTGGACCGGGACGCGTACGCCGCACTCCGGCACCTTCCGCCGGATGTCGCCGGCGCGGTCGTCACGCCCCGGCGCGTCGTCCTCTTCCGCGGAGTATGCAGCGCCGACCAGCTCTTTTACCGCGTGTCGGACGGCTGGACACGGTGGTCGAGCGATCCGCGCGACCTGCTCGACGGGCCGCCGCGCTTCGCACCCGAAACGCTCTGGCGCGCCTGCCGCGGTGAGGACGTCTTCGTCTTCCCCGGCCTGGACCGGCTGCTTCCCGGCCAGTTCGCCGTCGCGGACGGCCGGTCGGCGCACACCGGGACGTACGACCGGATCACCCCGCTGCCGATGCCCCGCCGCACCTCGCTGCGCGCCTACGCCGACCTCGCCTACCAACTGCTCCTGGAGGAGACCCGGCGGTACGCGTCCGCCGGCCGCATCGGCGTCCTGCTTTCGGGCGGCGTCGATTCCGCCGCCGTGCTCGCCGCGCTCACCGACCACGGGGCCGACGTCATCGCGTACCACATGTGCACGGCAGACCCCCTTGCCGACGAGTCGCCGCGGGCGCGCCAGGTGTGCGAAGAGTTCTCCGTCCCTTTGGTGACCGTGGACCCGCCCGGCGAGGACGAGTCCTACTTCCCCGACGGCCACGACTTCCCGCTGCCCTTCAACCACGTCTGGTTCCGCCGCCTGGACCTGACGGCCCGCCGGATCGCCGCGGACGGGGTACGTACGGTGCTTTCCGGGCTGGACGGGGACGTCGTCTTCGGACCACTGCGGTTCGGCCTGTACGACGTCGCCGTCGCCGACGTGCCGTGGCGCGAACGCTGGGCCATGGCCAACGGCCTGCTCAGTTCCCGCTGGGAGCTGAGCCGCATCGTCCGCAGCGTCCGTCGCGGCTACTCGCTCTACGAGGACCCCGAAGCGACCGCCGAGACCGAGCGCGCGAGCGACTTCCTCGTTCCTGTGCCCGGCGCCGGCCCGGAACAGTACGAGCCGGACTCGGCCGCGCAGGAACACACCCTGCACCTCACCGTCTGGCGGCCGCACGGCATCCACTGCGCCAAGCCCTGGGGCGGCCGTCAGCTGCGCCGGCTGGCGGCCCGGCTGCCGAACGCCTACCGGGTCATCCCGTACGGCGGGCGCACCATCGACAAGCCCGTGCTGCGCCTCGCCGCCGCTCGCCGACGGGTGCCCTCCTGCGTGTGGCGGCACTACGGGAGGGACTGGCTGGGTTCGCCCGACGAAATGTGGTGCCTGCGCCATCCGGATGCCGTCGCCGACCTCCTGGGCGGCCCCGACGCCCGGCTGACCACCCTCGGCGTCGTCGACCCGCAGCGGCTGGCCGCCGTTCTCGCCGACCCGCGTGCGCTGCGCCGCAATGCCGAAAACCTGCTGTGCACGGCCATGGTCGAACTGTTTCTGCGTGACCTCCCGCACAAGACCGCCCCCATACCCGGCACATGA